The following are from one region of the Cottoperca gobio chromosome 13, fCotGob3.1, whole genome shotgun sequence genome:
- the actmap gene encoding actin maturation protease: protein MSMECPLSLPPPPPPGPPPPPPPPAPGPPPPPASTPRKKLYQTIASSRSPVEGNHTEARLLLSQRESSFRKDLQWILVNKYVPSLIQDGPQCGLVALWMSAHLRQPQSVDLEAVVQMALSRGYTAQGEMFSADNMALLAEEVCDCKAELLSGGLSGNNAATIIAHLWGRQPVLIPYDEDYNHEPCQRSGHRAHWAVASGVLLGLEPGSVSKEHTQPDPTLPWLCLAVDSSSPCPVSNAAVKEVYVLAKQGKSLRYQLWNLDSVAQSNEQLRTMDPQRAKDGTQYVVPQGGVQAGLAGQAVLLHTRTREK, encoded by the exons ATGTCAATGGAGTGCCCCCTGTCActtccaccaccacctcctcctggtccaccaccaccacctcctccacctgctcctggtccaccacctcctccagccTCAACACCCAGGAAGAAGCTGTATCAGACTATAGCCAGTAGCAGGAGTCCTGTGGAGGGGAACCACACAGAGGCCCGCTTACTGCTCAGTCAGAGGGAGAGCAG TTTTAGGAAGGACCTGCAGTGGATACTGGTGAACAAGTATGTGCCCTCCCTCATCCAAGATGGTCCACA gTGCGGTCTGGTGGCTTTGTGGATGTCCGCTCACCTTCGACAGCCCCAGAGTGTTGACTTGGAAGCTGTTGTTCAGATGGCACTGAGCAGGGGATACACGGCACAGGGTGAAATGTTCTCAG CTGACAACATGGCCCTGCTGGCAGAGGAGGTTTGTGACTGCAAGGCAGAACTGCTGTCTGGGGGTTTAAGTGGTAATAATGCTGCAACCATCATCGCACACCTGTGGGGGAGACAGCCTGTTCTCATCCC ATATGATGAGGACTACAACCATGAGCCGTGCCAGCGGAGCGGCCACAGGGCGCACTGGGCTGTCGCTTCAG GTGTCCTCCTCGGTCTGGAGCCGGGGAGCGTGAGCAAAGAGCACACTCAGCCCGATCCCACGCTGCCCTGGCTCTGCCTCGCCGTGGACAGCAGCTCTCCCTGTCCTGTTAGTAACGCGGCGGTCAAAGAGGTTTACGTCCTGGCCAAGCAGGGTAAAAGCCTGCGCTACCAGCTATGGAATTTGGACAGCGTAGCTCAGAGCAACGAGCAGCTGAGGACGATGGACCCTCAGAGAGCAAAGGACGGGACTCAGTATGTGGTTCCTCAGGGAGGGGTGCAAGCCGGGCTGGCCGGACAGGCGGTGTTGCTCCACACAAGGACACGGGAGAAGTAA
- the itpkcb gene encoding inositol-trisphosphate 3-kinase Cb isoform X2 yields MRSLRKLSNSSSIGLSSASSFEESEDDFTGSDIESSLSPARSMCSPDDGTGNKSWQKLKTMVHWSPFVVSFKKRYPWVQLAGHAGNFQAGEYGRLLKRYCECEQQCLQKLMMDTLRPYVPGYHGVVQRDEQDYNLMDDLLADFDSPSIMDCKMGTRTYLEEELLKARERPRVRKDMYEKMVAVDPGAPTEQERAQQGVLKPRYMQWRETLSSTATLGFRIEGIKKADGTCNTNFKKTKHREQVMQALEDFVAGNTQILKLYLQRLEELRSVLEQSHFFRSHEVVGSSLLFVHDASGKARVWMIDFGKTVPLPVPSTLDHRTPWVEGNREDGYLWGLDNLVDILNSMLPQTP; encoded by the exons ATGCGCTCGCTGAGGAAGCTGTCCAACTCCTCCTCCATCGGCCTGTCCTCTGCCTCGTCCTTCGAGGAGTCCGAGGACGACTTCACCGGGAGCGACATCGAGTCCAGTCTGTCTCCAGCCCGGTCTATGTGTAGCCCGGACGATGGAACAGGG AATAAGTCCTGGCAGAAACTAAAGACCATGGTTCACTGGTCCCCCTTCGTCGTGTCCTTCAAGAAGCGTTACCCATGGGTGCAGCTAGCTGGCCACGCAG GTAACTTCCAGGCTGGGGAGTACGGACGCTTGTTGAAGCGGTACTGTGAGTGTGAGCAGCAGTGCCTACAGAAGCTGATGATGGACACTCTGCGCCCCTACGTGCCGGGTTATCACGGTGTAGTACAGAGAGACGAGCAGGACTACAACCTGATGGACGACCTGCTGGCTGACTTCGACTCGCCCTCCATCATGGACTGTAAGATGGGCACCAG GACTTACTTGGAGGAGGAGCTGTTAAAAGCCAGAGAGCGTCCACGTGTGCGGAAGGACATGTATGAGAAGATGGTGGCAGTGGACCCCGGGGCCCCCACAGAGCAGGAGAGGGCCCAGCAGGGAGTCCTCAAACCCAGATACATGCAGTGGAGGGAGACACTCAGCTCCACAGCCACCCTTGGCTTCCGCATCGAAGGCATCAAG AAGGCTGATGGAACTTGTAACACCAACTTTAAGAAGACGAAGCACAGGGAGCAGGTGATGCAGGCCCTGGAGGACTTTGTAGCTGGCAACACTCAGATTCTA AAACTCTACCTGCAGCGGTTGGAGGAACTCCGATCAGTCCTTGAGCAGTCGCACTTCTTCAGGTCACACGAG GTCGTGGGCAGCTCTCTGCTGTTTGTGCACGACGCCTCAGGGAAGGCCCGTGTGTGGATGATCGACTTTGGGAAGACTGTTCCCCTGCCGGTCCCTAGCACCCTGGACCACAGGACTCCCTGGGTTGAGGGCAACAGGGAGGACGGCTACCTGTGGGGACTGGACAACCTCGTAGACATCCTCAACAGCATGCTCCCACAGACACCTTGA
- the itpkcb gene encoding inositol-trisphosphate 3-kinase Cb isoform X1, translated as MILKDLRPTGRHTALVVLSRGDPVLMVRSILCWLRSRFVSGAVCACVSACLLLHYGSVCQNKSWQKLKTMVHWSPFVVSFKKRYPWVQLAGHAGNFQAGEYGRLLKRYCECEQQCLQKLMMDTLRPYVPGYHGVVQRDEQDYNLMDDLLADFDSPSIMDCKMGTRTYLEEELLKARERPRVRKDMYEKMVAVDPGAPTEQERAQQGVLKPRYMQWRETLSSTATLGFRIEGIKKADGTCNTNFKKTKHREQVMQALEDFVAGNTQILKLYLQRLEELRSVLEQSHFFRSHEVVGSSLLFVHDASGKARVWMIDFGKTVPLPVPSTLDHRTPWVEGNREDGYLWGLDNLVDILNSMLPQTP; from the exons ATGATTTTGAAGGATCTCAGGCCGACGGGGAGGCACACAGCCCTGGTAGTGCTGTCTCGTGGAGACCCTGTGCTGATGGTGAGGAGTATTTTGTGCTGGCTGCGTTCCCGCTTCGTCTCTGGcgctgtgtgtgcttgtgtcagcgcctgcctcctcctccactaCGGCTCTGTCTGCCAG AATAAGTCCTGGCAGAAACTAAAGACCATGGTTCACTGGTCCCCCTTCGTCGTGTCCTTCAAGAAGCGTTACCCATGGGTGCAGCTAGCTGGCCACGCAG GTAACTTCCAGGCTGGGGAGTACGGACGCTTGTTGAAGCGGTACTGTGAGTGTGAGCAGCAGTGCCTACAGAAGCTGATGATGGACACTCTGCGCCCCTACGTGCCGGGTTATCACGGTGTAGTACAGAGAGACGAGCAGGACTACAACCTGATGGACGACCTGCTGGCTGACTTCGACTCGCCCTCCATCATGGACTGTAAGATGGGCACCAG GACTTACTTGGAGGAGGAGCTGTTAAAAGCCAGAGAGCGTCCACGTGTGCGGAAGGACATGTATGAGAAGATGGTGGCAGTGGACCCCGGGGCCCCCACAGAGCAGGAGAGGGCCCAGCAGGGAGTCCTCAAACCCAGATACATGCAGTGGAGGGAGACACTCAGCTCCACAGCCACCCTTGGCTTCCGCATCGAAGGCATCAAG AAGGCTGATGGAACTTGTAACACCAACTTTAAGAAGACGAAGCACAGGGAGCAGGTGATGCAGGCCCTGGAGGACTTTGTAGCTGGCAACACTCAGATTCTA AAACTCTACCTGCAGCGGTTGGAGGAACTCCGATCAGTCCTTGAGCAGTCGCACTTCTTCAGGTCACACGAG GTCGTGGGCAGCTCTCTGCTGTTTGTGCACGACGCCTCAGGGAAGGCCCGTGTGTGGATGATCGACTTTGGGAAGACTGTTCCCCTGCCGGTCCCTAGCACCCTGGACCACAGGACTCCCTGGGTTGAGGGCAACAGGGAGGACGGCTACCTGTGGGGACTGGACAACCTCGTAGACATCCTCAACAGCATGCTCCCACAGACACCTTGA